In Yarrowia lipolytica chromosome 1F, complete sequence, a genomic segment contains:
- a CDS encoding uncharacterized protein (Compare to YALI0F22319g, similar to uniprot|Q6CAX0 Yarrowia lipolytica YALI0C23705g), which produces MGHNDFESKIPQISLLNHKELFEANALALGQVYSFPDLMYTDCGPSQHAMVVLLADKQTDVDLDKMIDTYTDTSNPMPKTIGVWRRSNSDTHEISSQLLSRGFQLGWEPQWMGLELKDADLDQKEMDGVVIRRVEPDENLVIPAEVPFSSLDDNSIYVRGMWKDGTVVKFVAEVEEKIVGHTDIFFGTSPGMYNVGVNPEYTNRGIATELVKMACKYARNDRGANNVTLNGTGTVMYERIGFKHASNGSTWWLHREKYQKNTPEQQRIIWLVCQGDVQGLDKYSQSLQFPLANGMSLVELALHFENEETARWLVRNDAPHSIVDLWDLGGISRAITEVDLVNKVVDEGKTALHVAVERGDEDFVQFLLKSGADTTIQDGLYKSTPVGWAKVLGRTEIETMIEAHMRDKKPEPSNSR; this is translated from the coding sequence ATGGGCCACAACGATTTTGAGTCTAAAATACCCCAAATATCGCTCCTGAACCACaaggagctgtttgaggcCAATGCCTTGGCTCTGGGACAGGTTTACTCCTTCCCAGACCTCATGTACACCGATTGTGGGCCAAGCCAGCATGCCATGGTGGTGCTTCTGGCTGATAAGCAGACGGATGTTGATCTGGACAAGATGATTGATACCTATACTGATACCAGCAATCCAATGCCCAAGACCATTggagtctggagaagaagtaaCTCGGATACTCACGAAATCTCCTCGCAACTTCTTTCGAGAGGGTTTCAGTTGGGCTGGGAACCTCAATGGATGGGTCTTGAGCTGAAAGATGCTGATTTAGAtcagaaggagatggacgGAGTGGTTATACGACGTGTCGAGCCGGATGAGAATCTCGTTATTCCCGCGGAGGTTCCCTTTTCAAGTTTGGATGACAACAGTATCTACGTGAGGGGGATGTGGAAGGATGGAACGGTGGTCAAGTTTGTTGCTGAGGTTGAAGAGAAGATTGTCGGCCATACTGACATCTTCTTCGGTACATCACCGGGGATGTACAATGTTGGCGTGAATCCTGAATACACCAACAGAGGTATAGCCACTGAGCTGGTCAAGATGGCCTGCAAATACGCTAGGAATGATAGAGGCGCCAACAATGTGACTCTCAATGGCACAGGAACTGTCATGTATGAGCGGATCGGCTTCAAACATGCATCTAATGGATCCACTTGGTGGCTTCATCGTGAGAAGTACCAGAAAAACACACCAGAACAGCAACGAATCATCTGGTTGGTGTGTCAAGGAGACGTTCAGGGACTGGACAAGTATTCTCAGAGTCTACAGTTTCCCCTTGCCAATGGAATGTCATTAGTGGAGCTTGCTCTGCACTTTGAAAATGAGGAGACAGCTAGATGGTTGGTTCGAAACGACGCTCCTCATTCGATTGTGGACCTCTGGGACTTAGGGGGCATCTCACGAGCAATCACAGAGGTGGATCTTGTCAACAAAGTAGTGGACGAGGGTAAAACAGCTCTCCATGTCGCTGTTGAACGCGGAGACGAAGACTTTGTTCAGTTCCTGCTGAAAAGTGGAGCAGACACCACGATCCAGGATGGTCTATACAAGAGCACGCCTGTAGGTTGGGCCAAGGTTCTTGGTAGGACTGAAATCGAAACCATGATTGAAGCCCACATGAGAGACAAGAAGCCAGAACCATCAAACTCTCGATGA
- a CDS encoding uncharacterized protein (Compare to YALI0F22341g, similar to uniprot|P25451 Saccharomyces cerevisiae YER094c PUP3 20S proteasome subunit (beta3), similar to Saccharomyces cerevisiae PUP3 (YER094C); ancestral locus Anc_7.383), which produces MSNPQEINGGSCVAMVGKDCVAIACDLRMGSQGLGVSNDFEKVFNYGDNVYLGLTGLAADVQTLHEVFREKTNLYKMAEERQIEPETFANLVSSTLYEKRFGPYFVGPIVAGINSKTEKPFICGFDLIGCIDFAKDFIVSGTASDMLYGMCESLWQPDLEPEDLFNTCSQALMCAMDRDPLGGWGAIVWIITKDKVVKKLLKTRQD; this is translated from the exons ATGTCCAATCCTCAAGAAATTAATG GCGGCTCTTGTGTCGCAATGGTCGGAAAAGACTGCGTCGCCATCGCATGCGATCTCCGAATGGGCTCCCAGGGTCTCGGAGTGTCCAATGACTTCGAGAAGGTCTTTAACTACGGCGACAACGTCTACCTTGGCCTGACTGGTCTTGCCGCCGACGTGCAGACCCTTCATGAGGTCTTTCGAGAGAAAACCAACCTGTACAAAATGGCTGAGGAGCGACAAATCGAGCCCGAAACATTCGCCAACCTCGTGAGTTCCACACTCTACGAGAAGCGATTCGGCCCCTACTTTGTTGGCCCCATCGTGGCCGGCATCAACTCCAAAACTGAGAAGCCATTCATCTGTGGATTCGACCTCATTGGATGCATTGACTTTGCCAAGGACTTCATTGTGTCAGGAACTGCCTCGGACATGCTCTACGGTATGTGCGAGTCTCTGTGGCAACCGGATCTGGAGCCGGAAGACCTGTTCAACACGTGTTCTCAGGCCCTCATGTGTGCCATGGACCGAGATCCTCTGGGAGGATGGGGAGCTATTGTTTGGATTATTACAAAGGACAAGGTGGTGAAGAAGTTGTTGAAGACTCGGCAGGATTAA
- a CDS encoding uncharacterized protein (Compare to YALI0F22363g, weakly similar to uniprot|O74347 Schizosaccharomyces pombe Hypothetical UPF0287 protein C21D10.07 in chromosome II, similar to Saccharomyces cerevisiae YBL059C-A; ancestral locus Anc_7.382) has product MHPQVQEERFKSCEPLIMALDECHREDFVPRAFGLCNDVKQQLTLCLRAARIEHASQNRAKATEKQKLFAEKTRRMDEEAYGPNKILLDILAREKDGKSSLPRYEAPVIAAPVEQSE; this is encoded by the exons ATGCATCCCCAGGTTCAGGAAGAACGATTTAAGA GCTGCGAGCCCCTTATTATGGCTCTAGATGAGTGCCACAGAGAGGATTTTGTTCCTCGAGCCTTCGGTCTCTGCAACGAcgtcaagcagcagctgacTCTGTGTCTGCGAGCCGCTCGAATCGAGCACGCATCTCAGAACCGAGccaaggccaccgagaagcagaagctgttTGCTGAGAAGACCCGACGaatggacgaggaggcttATGGCCCCAACAAGATTCTTCTTGACATTCTCGCACGAGAGAAGGACGGCAAGTCTTCCCTGCCCCGCTACGAGGCTCCCGTCATCGCTGCTCCCGTCGAGCAGTCTGAGTGA
- a CDS encoding uncharacterized protein (Compare to YALI0F22367g, similar to Saccharomyces cerevisiae YBL059W and YER093C-A; ancestral locus Anc_7.381, similar to DEHA-IPF6949.1 Debaryomyces hansenii), protein MKFRFGEGAEGTLNTSVTTAMIDQEKRAADLKRRKNQMLLFGGATLATLASCRLTARGISSRRYIPKMFQANHMPPQSDMVKEAAMAVVFATTMALSSFSMVVFGVAWSQDVTSLKQFALKMKTKLGAQQIEDEIRNAPMTPETQDLQDQLAGALKKD, encoded by the exons atgaaatttAGATTCGGTGAAGGTGCAGAAGGGACTCTCAACACCTCAGTCACCACAGCCATGATTGACCAGGAGAAACGAGCAGCCGATTTGAAGCGACGGAAGAACCAGATGCTTCTGTTTGGCGGAGCCACTCTGGCTACCCTGGCGTCTTGTCGACTGACTGCCCGGGGTATTTCCAGCAGACGAT ACATTCCCAAGATGTTCCAGGCAAACCATATGCCCCCACAGTCCGACatggtcaaggaggccgcTATGGCTGTCGTCTTTGCTACCacaatggccttgtcgtccttcaGTATGGTGGTATTTGGCGTGGCATGGTCCCAGGACGTGACCTCGCTCAAGCAATTCGCTCTCAAGATGAAGACTAAGCTCGGAGCCCAGCAGATTGAGGATGAAATCCGAAATGCCCCCATGACCCCGGAGACACAGGATCTCCAGGACCAGCTTGCCGGCGCATTGAAGAAGGATTAA
- a CDS encoding uncharacterized protein (Compare to YALI0F22421g, similar to Saccharomyces cerevisiae YNL108C and TFC7 (YOR110W); ancestral locus Anc_2.169, some similarities with uniprot|Q12415 Saccharomyces cerevisiae YOR110w TFC7 TFIIIC (transcription initiation factor) subunit 55 kDa Tau55), whose product MVKTIYITRHGFRANWLTDQPIPPSPTGIESDPALAEKGVVQAKELGEYLKDIKPPIQRIYASPFYRCIETATPTADHLDLAIYPEGGCGEWFKRERSSHPKPASNAVLKGFFPRVDKNYNSLVVAGDDGEDEAELHERTKRFLNVLIEKLNKEEPEIETILIVSHAAPRIALGRALVGDNSLDIRTGVCSLDTFEVDKEGGLCGEWKLKSSGQVDYLSEGEVMHWGFDVPFDPGSEEDIKARKAAAEASAAAAAEGESDTVSVFIPLNVPPMSRKAGASSKVSSNAPVQISGLTEDRPFVKIGDSAYEGQWTELVGSEMYFNGATGEYVGKSRDRIMLKPMRLHHKQDEVMLEPKKRAHILDQVHAINEERAKQAGETTSGAPVDSVDSVDLEVAAAAVTAASIQDPGTAASLDVTMEDV is encoded by the exons atggtGAAAACCATCTACATCACCCGACACGGGTTCCGAGCCAACTGGCTGACCGACCAGCCCATTCCCCCGTCTCCCACCGGTATCGAGAGTGATCCTGCTCTTGCTGAGAAGGGAGTTGtccaggccaaggagctAGGTGAATATCTCAAGGACATCAAGCCTCCCATTCAGCGTATCTATGCTTCTCCTTTCTACAGATGTATCGAGACTGCGACTCCGACCGCCGATCATCTTGATCTTGCGATCTACCCCGAGGGAGGTTGCGGAGAATGGTTCAAGCGAGAGAGAAGCTCGCACCCCAAGCCTGCGAGTAACGCTGTTCTCAAGGGTTTTTTCCCCCGAGTCGACAAGAATTACAACAGCCTAGTGGTTGCTGGAGACgacggagaagatgagGCTGAACTGCACGAGCGAACCAAGCGGTTTCTCAACGTGTTGatcgagaagctcaacaaggaggagcccgaAATCGAGACTATTCTCATTGTATCTCACGCTGCTCCCCGAATTGCGCTTGGGCGAGCCCTAGTGGGTGACAATTCCTTGGACATTCGAACTGGTGTGTGTTCCTTGGACACCTTCGAGGTTGACAAAGAGGGAGGACTCTGTGGAGAATGGAAGTTGAAGTCCTCTGGGCAGGTGGACTACCTGAGTGAGGGAGAAGTTATGCATTGGGGCTTTG ACGTTCCTTTCGATCCTGGATCAGAGGAAGATATCAAGGCCCgaaaggctgctgccgaggcttctgctgctgctgctgctgaaggCGAATCCGACACAGTA TCTGTTTTCATTCCCCTGAACGTTCCTCCCATGTCCCGCAAGGCCGGGGCTTCTAGCAAGGTGTCTTCCAACGCACCAGTTCAGATCTCTGGTCTCACTGAAGACAGGCCCTTCGTTAAGATCGGTGACAGTGCCTACGAGGGTCAATGGACCGAGCTGGTGGGCTCGGAAATGTACTTCAATGGTGCTACTGGAGAATACGTTGGCAAGTCTAGGGATCGAATCATGCTGAAGCCCATGAGACTCCATCATAAGCAGGATGAGGTGATGCTTGAGCCCAAGAAGCGAGCCCATATTCTTGATCAAGTTCACGCGATCAACGAAGAGCGAGCCAAGCAGGCTGGAGAGACTACCTCTGGGGCTCCTGTTGACTCTGTTGACTCTGTGGATCTCgaggttgctgctgctgctgtcacTGCGGCCTCTATTCAGGATCCTGGCACTGCTGCTTCGCTCGATGTCACCATGGAGGATGTTTAA
- a CDS encoding uncharacterized protein (Compare to YALI0F22429g, similar to Saccharomyces cerevisiae YJR085C; ancestral locus Anc_7.454, some similarities with uniprot|P47131 Saccharomyces cerevisiae YJR085c similarity), translated as MEHPAFTMAGLTGLGGVMGYLKKNSKPSLYGGLAVSGMYLTAAILLKQNADWGLETAIGASTVLLGASIPRIIKAGIKPVPVGLAVLGSLNLGYYIYKYKQFYP; from the exons ATG gaACATCCTGCTTTTACTATGGCCGGTCTCACCGGGCTCGGCGGCGTTATGGGCTACCT CAAAAAGAACTCCAAGCCTTCCCTTTACGGAGGTCTTGCCGTCTCCGGCATGTACCTGACTGCTGCCATTCTGCTTAAGCAGAACGCCGACTGGGGTCTTGAGACTGCCATTGGCGCCTCCAccgttcttcttggagccTCCATTCCCCGGATCATCAAGGCCGGTATCAAGCCTGTCCCTGTGGGTCTCGCCGTGCTTGGTTCTCTTAACTTGGGATActacatctacaagtacaagcagttCTACCCCTAG
- a CDS encoding uncharacterized protein (Compare to YALI0F22451g, similar to Saccharomyces cerevisiae YDL173W; ancestral locus Anc_7.362, some similarities with KLLA-IPF2219.1 Kluyveromyces lactis): protein MSSDEVYRSTGRGGAGNIAPVKSFEQPGIVELNPGEGTPYISQEVYTTGRGGAGNMQRNDNPELTRKLQDVEHHDEEQAQFGDNDLSTVMSFGRGGYGNIEAARKAENKKKSLFQRAKDAFSHHS, encoded by the coding sequence ATGTCGTCTGACGAAGTATACCGATCCAcaggtcgaggaggagccggTAACATTGCCCCTGTCAAGTCCTTCGAGCAGCCCGGAATCGTTGAGCTCAACCCTGGTGAAGGCACTCCCTACATCAGCCAGGAGGTCTACACCACCGGTCGAGGAGGCGCTGGAAACATGCAGCGAAACGACAACCCCGAGTTGACGCGAAAACTCCAGGACGTGGAACATCacgacgaggagcaggcGCAGTTCGGCGACAACGATCTGTCTACAGTCATGTCGTTTGGCCGAGGCGGCTACGGCAATATTGAGGCTGCCCGAAAGGcagagaacaagaagaagtcgcTGTTCCAACGAGCCAAGGACGCTTTCAGTCACCACTCTTGA